CCGAAGCGAACTCTCGCGCCGCCGCGATCGCTTCCCGGGGGCGAGAATCGCCGGGGACCCGCGACTCGTACAAGGGCAGCGCTCGCGAAGCGCAGTCGGCCGCCCAGCCCGTCAACGCCCGCAGCTCGTCGAGAGTCAGCTCCATGTGGGTGAAGCGTATCTTTGAAACGCCGGTTGAGACTTTCAGGCGACCGCCGGCTGCCGGAGCGGGCGGCGCAGGCGGTTGAACAGCTTCGCGTTGTTCAGCGCGAACACGCCGACCGTCGCGCCGTCCCGCTGCCACACCGCCGCGAACGACGAGGACGACAGGTCGCCGTCGACCACCGAAAGCGTGTCGTCCGGGCGGGGGTGGCCGGCCAGCTGCAGGGTCCCCGCGTACTGGTCCGACCAGACGTACCCGCTCGGTGAGTACGTGCGCGAGGTCTGCCCGGCGAGCAGGTTCGCCACCGCGACCGGTGCCTGCTCCGACGCGTTCGTCCAGTGCTCGTGCCGCCGTCCCGCGTACCGGGCCACATCGCCGACCGCGACCACCTGCGGCAGCTCCGTCACCAGGCCCGCGTCGGTGTGGACGCCGTTGCCGACGGTCAGCCCCGACCCCGCCAGCCAGTCGGTCGCCGGGGTCATGCCGACGCCCACCACGACCACGTCGGCCGGGACGAGCGACCCGTCGGCCAGGTGGACGCCCGCCTCGGACATGCCCTCGACCCGGACGCCGCAACGCAGGTCCGTGCCGTGGTCGGCGTGCAGCCGCGCGCACACCGCCGCCAGCTCCGGGCCCAGGACCGGTGCCAGGGGAGCGGCCAAAGCTTCCAGGACGACCACGTCGAGACCCAGCGAACGGCACGTCGAGGCCACCTCGGCCCCGATGAACCCGGCGCCGACGATCGCCACCCGCACCCCGGGCACCAACGCCGCGCGCAACGCGAGAGCGTCGTCGAGTGTCCGCAGCGTGTGGGCGGCTGCGAAACCCGGCAAGGTGCGCGCCTGGCCGCCGGTGGCGATCACCACGCCGTCCGCGTGCACCGAACCGCCGTCCGACAGCAGCACCCGGCGTGCGGCGGGCTCCAGCGCCGTCGCCTGCACGCCGAGCCGGAAGTCCAGGGCCAGCGATGCGAGGTCCCCCGCGTCGAGCAGCTCCAGCGACGCCTGCGACGCCGTCCCGGCCAGGAAGCCTTTGGACAGCGGCGGCCGGTCGTAGGGCAGGTGCGCCTCCGAACCGATCAGCACGATCCCGCCGTCGTAGCCCTGCGCGCGCAGCTCCTGCGCGGCGCGGACCCCGGCGAGCGACGCGCCGACGACCGCGATGCGCTTCACGCCGCGTCCTCGCGAGCCACGCCCTGGACGTAGATGACGCCTTCGTCGACGACGACCGAGTACGTGCGGACCGGTTCCTTCGCGGGCAGGCAGCTCGGCACACCCGTGCGCAGGTCGAACAGCGCCGCGTGCAGCGGGCACTCGACGAAGCAGCCTTCGAGCCAGCCGTCGGCCAGGGAGGCGTCCTGGTGGGTGCACGTGTCGTCGATGGCGTACAGCTCCCCGTCTTCGGTGTTGAACACCGCGATGGCGGGCGACCCGGGGATCCGGACGGACTCACCCGGGGGCAGCTCGTCCACCGTGCATGCGCGAATCATGAGTCCTCCGAGACTGTTGCGCATAGGGGAACATCTACTGTGATCCGCAACAAAGTCTGAATCCCCTGAAGGACGTCGTCAAGGGGGTACGCCCCGGTAGTTTCCGTTAGCGGGTAACGGATATTCCGGGCACGTCGAAGGCCCGTACCGAGGATGGCGGTACGGGCGCTACGACGTCCGGGCTAGTTCTCCCCGTGCCGGTGGAACGGCGTCTTGATCGGGGCCAGCGGGGTGTTGCCGAGGATGAGGTCGGCCGCCTTCTCGGCGGTCATCATCACCGGTGCGTAGATGTTGCCGTTGGGGATGTACGGCATGACCGACGCGTCGACGACGCGCAGGCCCTCGGTGCCGTGCACCCGCATGGTCTGCGGGTCGACGACGGACTTCTCGTCCACGCCCATCCGCGCGGTGCACGACGGGTGCAGCGCCGTCTCGGCGTCCTTGGCGACCCAGTCCAGGATCTCCTCGTCCGTCTCGACCGACGGCCCCGGCGAGATCTCGCCGCCGTTGTAGGGGTCCATCGCGGACTGGTTGAGGATCTTCCGCGCCACCCGCACGGCTTCGACCCATTCCTTGCGGTCGTTCTCCGTCGACAGGTAGTTGAACTTGAGCGCCGGGTGCTGCCGCGGGTCGGTCGAGGTGATCTTCACCGAGCCGCGGGTGTCGGCGTACATCGGGCCGACGTGCACCTGGTAGCCGTGGCCTTCCGTGGGTGCCGAACCGTCGTAGCGGATCGCCACCGGCAGGAAGTGGAACATCAGGTTCGGGTACTTCACCTCGTCGTTCGAGCGGACGAACCCGCCGCCCTCGAAGTGGTTGGTCGCGGCCGGCCCGGACCGCAGGAACAGCCACTGCGCGCCGATGAAGGGCCGCTTCCACTTCGCCAGCGACGGCTGCATCGACACCGGTTGCTTGCAGGAGTACTGGATGTACACCTCCAAGTGGTCCTGGAGGTTCTCGCCGACGCCCGGCAGGTCCTTCACGACGTCGATGCCGAGCTTCTCCAGGTCGGCCGCGTTGCCGACGCCGGACAGCTGCAACAGCTGCGGGCTGTTGATCGCCCCGCCGCAGAGGATGATCTCCTTGCCGTACACCTCACCCGGCATGCCCCGGCCCTCGGCGTACTCGACGCCGATCGCGCGCGTGCCCTCGAAGAGGATCTGCGACACGAACGCGTGCGTCTTCACCGTGAGGTTGGGCCGGTTCTCCACCGGGTGCAGGTACGCGCCCGCCGCCGACAGCCGCCGTCCTTTCCGGACGTTGCGGTCGAAGGCCGCGAAGCCCTCCTGCCGGTAGCCGTTGACGTCGTCGGTGCGTGGGTAGCCCGCCTGCTCGGCGGCGTCGAAGAAGGCTTGGAACAACGGGTTGGTCGCCGGGCCGCGTTCCAGTTCGAGCGGCCCGTCGTGGCCGCGCCACTGCCCGTCCGGCGCATCAGCGAGGCAGTTTTCCATCCTGTTGAAGTACGGCAGGCAATGGGCATAGTCCCAAGTGGACATTCCGGGGTCGCCGGCCCAGCGTTCGTAGTCCATCGGGTTGCCGCGCTGGAAGATCATCCCGTTGATGCTGGACGACCCGCCGAGCACCTTGCCGCGAGCGTGGTAGATGCGGCGGCGGTTCATGTGCGGCTCGGGCTCGCTGCGGTAGCCCCAGTCGTAGAACTTCGACCCGATCGGGAAGGTCAGCGCGGCCGGCATGTGGATGAAGACGTCCCACTTGTAGTCGGACCGCCCGGCTTCCAGCACGAGGACCTTGTTCGCGGGGTCCGCCGAAAGCCGGTTCGCCAGCGCGCAGCCCGCCGAGCCACCGCCGACGATGACGAAGTCGTAGGTATCGGAACTCATGGGGTCCTCCTTGAGAACCTTATTCAGCCGTCGGCCGGCGCGAGAGTCACTGCCGGCAGGTATGTCACGATCCGTAGCGCCGTCCTAACCAGAATAAGATTCTCAGCCGGGTAGCGAATCCGGGGCGCTGTCGGGCATGTGCTCGGGGCTCGTGTGCGACGAACCCCAGGTGCGGCGCCGGACGTACAGCATGATCGCACCGATGATCACGATCAGCCCGGTGACGATCACCGCGCCCCACTGGAAGTACCAGTGGTCCTCGCCGTAGACCTCGGGGCGCGGCCAGATCAGGTTGATCGTCATCCCCGCGCCGTAGAGCACCGCGACCAGGTTCACCACCGTGCCCCAGCGGCCCAGCTTGAAGTACGGGCCGTGCTCCGGGCGCGGCCACTGCCCGCGCAGGCGGCGGATCAGCATCGGGCCGGTGACCATCAGGTAGGGGATGTAGAACAGGATGATCGCCGTCGAGGTCAGGATGAAGAACGCCCGCTGGTTGCCGAGGTTGATCAGCAGCACGACGACGGTGAGGCCGCCGGTCAGCAGTGCGGGCAGGACCGGCGTCTTCGAGCGCGGCGACACCTTCGCCATCGCCTTGCTGAACGGCAGCCGGCCGTCGCGGGCCATCGCCCACGCCATCCGGATCGCCGCGGTCTGCACCGCGAGGCAGCAGACGGTGATCGCGATCGCCGAGCAGATCAGGAACGCGTCGCCGAGTCCTTCGCCGAGGGTGCTCTTCAGCAGGTACGGCATGCCGGACGTGCTGAGCTCCTTGGCGCTCAGGTCGCCGACGGCCATCATGCCGAACAGCATGATCAGCCCGCCGACGATGAACGCCGCGGTGATCGCCCGGAGGATCGCGCGCGGTGCGTGCCGCCGCGGCTGGGTGGTCTCCTCGGCCAGCGAGCCCGCGGTGTCGAAGCCGTAGAAGACGTACGCGCTCATCAGCGACGCCACCAGGAACGCCCCGAGGTACCCGGACGAGTGACCGTCACCCGTGCCAGCCGTGTCGAAGACGATGCCGGGGCCCCGCTTGATGTGGATGGCCAGCGCGATCACCAGCAGGACGCTCGCGCCGAGTTCCACCGCGACGCCGAAGTTGTTGATCTTCGCCATCAGCTTGACGCCGATGATGTTGATGATCGTGGCGAACACGACCAGCACCAGGGCCAGGATGATGGCGTTCTGCGCGCCGCCGGGTGTCGAGGTCAGGCCGGCGTCGTCGTCGCTGCCGACGATCTGGAACGCGGTCGAGACCTGCGGCAGGATGATCTGGTAGGCGACCGCGACCGCCGCCGCCGTCACGATCGCGCCGATGATCATGATCCAGCCGGCCAGCCACGACGTCGCGGGTTTCGCGATCTGCTTGGCCCACTGGTACACCGAGCCGGCGAGCGGGAACTGCCCGGCCAGCTCGGCGAAGCACAACGCGACGGCTGCCTGGCCGACGAAGACCAGCGGCCACGTCCAGATGAACGCCGGCCCGCCCGAGCCGAAGCCGAAGAAGAACAGCTGGAACACGCCGGTGAGGATGGAGATGTAGCTGAACCCGGCGGCGAAGCTGGAGAAGGATCCCAGGGAGCGTTCGAGCTCCTGGCGGTAGCCGAACTTCTCGAGGTCGGAGCTGTCGTCCGGGGCAGGCCCCCCGCCCGCCGGCTTTTCTTGCGTGGTCATGGCAACGTCCTCACATCGTGGGTGGGGGAGGGATCAGCCTTTGAACCAGTGCTGCGGAACGGGATCGATGTTCTGGTAGACGTGCTTGCTTTCCTGGTACTCCGCGAGCCCGGACGGCCCGAGTTCGCGGCCGATGCCGGACTTCCCGAACCCGCCCCACTCCGCCTGCGGCAGGTAGGGGTGGTAGTCGTTGATCCACACGGTGCCGTGGCGCAGGGCCCCGGCGACCCGCTGGGCGCGGGACGCGTCCGACGTCCACACGGCTCCGGCGAGCCCGTACTCGGTGTCGTTGGCCAGCGCGATCGCGTCGGCCTCTTCGGTGAAGCGTTCCACGGTGACGACCGGGCCGAAGACCTCTTCCCGGACGATCGCCATGTCCCTGGTGCAGCCGGAGAACACCGTCGGCCGCAGGAAGAAACCGTTTTCGTACTCCGGACCTTCCGGCCGCTTGCCGCCCGCCCGGAGCGTCGCGCCTTCCGCGAGAGCGCTTTCGATGTAGCCCTCGACCTTGGCGCGGTGCTGCGCCGAGACGAGCGGGCCCGTCTCGGTCGCGGGGTCGAGGCCGTCGCCGACCCGGATCCGGTCGGCGCGCGCGGCGAGGTCCGCCACGAACCGGTCATGGATCCCATCCTGGACGATCAAGCGCGCGCCCGCCGAGCAGACCTGTCCCGAATGGACGAACGCGGCCATCAGCGCGTAGTCGAGGGCGGTGTCGTAGTCGGCGTCGGCGAAGACCACGTTCGGGTTCTTGCCGCCGAGCTCGAGGGCGACCCGCCGGACGCCCTTCGCGGCGGCCGTCATGATCTTCTCGCCGGTCGCGTAGCCGCCGGTGAAGGAGACCAGGTCGACGCCCGGGTGCTCGACCATCGCCGCGCCGACGTGGCCCGGCCCGAGCAGGAGGTTGACGACGCCGGGCGGCGCGCCGGCCTCCTCCAGGAGGGCGACGAGCTTGATCGTGGTCAGCGGCGTGACTTCGCTGGGCTTGAGCACGACGGTGTTGCCCGCGGCCAGCGCGGGCGCGACCTTCCAGGACATCTGGAGCAGCGGGTAGTTCCACGGCGCGATGAGCGCGCAGACGCCGACCGGCTCGTGCACGATCCGGCTGACGACCGTCGCGCTGCCCGCGTCGACCAGGCGTCCGGCGTCCTTGCCGGCGAGGTCGGCGTAGTAGCGGAAGACGTTGGTTACGTCGTCGATGTCGATGCGGCCTTCGCCCAGCGTCTTGCCGGTGTCGAGGCTCTCGGTGCGGGCGAGCTCTTCGCGGTCGCGGACGAGCAGGGCGGCGGTGCGCCGGAGCAGCTCGCCGCGTTCGAGGGCGGTCGTGCGGCGCCAGGGGCCCGCGTCGAAGGCCCGCCTGGCCGCTCCGACCGCGGCGTCGACTTCCTCGCGGCCGGCTTCGGCGACCTGCTCGATCACCTGGCCGGTGGCGGGGTTGAGCACGTCGGAGTGGTTTCCGGCGTCCGACCAGATTCCGTCGATGTGGAGGTCTTTCATGCGGCCCTTCCCGGATCGGTAGTGGCTGCGTCGCGCGTCGAGTGCGTACATTTGTACGCGAAGCGTGTACAGATGTCCACAAGGGGGCTTGATGGCCAGGAGCGAACCCGGCGCAACGCGGCGCCGCGGTCCGAACGACCCCGAACGGCGGGCCCGGATCGCCAAGGCGGCGATCGAGGTGGTCGCCCAGCGGGGGATCGACGGGGTCACGCACCGCTCGGTCGCGGCGGCGGCCGGTGTCCCGCTCGGCTCGACGACCTACCACTTCGCGACGCTGGACGACCTGCTGGAAGTCGCGCTGCACGAGGCGGCGGAGAAGAACGTCCACGCGCTGAAGGAGTGGGAGTCCGCGCTGCCGCCGGACGCCGACTTCGCCGCGGCGCTCGCCGAACTGGTGATGGGCTACATCAACGAGCAGTACCGGGACACGGTGGTCGAGTACGACCTGTACGTCGCGGCGCTGCACCGGCCGGCGCTCCGCAAGGCGAGCGCGGCCTGGGACGAAGCGCTCATCGCGTTCTTCGGCTCCCGCACCGACCCCCTGACCGGCCGCCTGCTGGCCGGCCTGTTCTGCGGCCTGCTGATGCAGGCGGCCCTGGCCGACCCCCGCCCGACCCGCGAAGAGATCGAAACCCTCTTCCGCCGAGCCATCCACGGCCCCACGATGTGACGGAAGGGGCATCACACGTGATTGAAGGGGCATCACACGTGCTTGGAGAGGCATCGCGCTGATGCCCGCCCAGTCACGCGTGATGCCCGTCCAGTCACGCGTGATGCCCGAAACGTGCCGGAAATCTTTGGCGGGCGTTGAAAAACTTGGGTTGACAGCGCTTCGGGGTGGCAGTCACTCTGTTTCGGGGTGAGCAACAAGACGCGTTCTGCGCAACTCCCGAACTGATCCGCGGAGAGGACCACGCCGGTGACCACTACCGATCTCCCGCCGAGCCTGCTGGCCACGCTGCCGGGCTCCGCCTACACCGATCCGGCGGTCTTCGCGCTGGAGCAGGCGAAGATCTTCGAGGCCGACTGGTTCTGCGCCGTGCGCAGCGCCGACCTCGCCGGGCCCGGCTCGTTCGAGACCGTCCAGGTCGGCAAGGAGAGCGTCCTCGTCTCGCGCGGCCGGGACGGGAAGCTGAACGCCTTCCTCAACGTCTGCCGCCACCGCGGCGCCCGGCTCTGCACGTCCGAAAGCGGCACCGTCAAGCGCGCCTTCCAGTGCCCGTACCACGCCTGGACCTACGGCCTCGACGGCAAGCTCATCGCCGCGCCCAACCTCACCGGCATGCCGGACGTCGACCGGACCGAGTTCGGCCTCACGAAGGTCCACCTGCGCGAATGGCTCGGGTACGCCTGGGTCTGCCTGGCCGACGAGCCGCCGCCGTTCGACGGCAGCGTCGTCGCCGCGGTCACCGAACGACTGGGCGGCGCGGAGGCGATCGAGGCGTACGGCGTCGACGGCCTCGCGCTGGGCAAGCGCATCGAGTACGACGTGAAGGCCAACTGGAAGCAGATCATCGAGAACTTCATGGAGTGCTACCACTGCGCGACGATCCACCCGGAGCTCACCGAGGTCCTCCCGGAGTTCGCCGACGGGTACGCCGCGCAGTACTACGTCGGCCACGGCGCCGAGTTCGGCGGCGACGTCCGGGGCTTCACCATCGACGGCAGCGAGGGCGTCGACCGGCTGCCCGGCGTCACCGAAGACCAGGACCGCAAGTACTACGCCATCACCATCCGCCCGCAGGTGTTCGTCAACCTCGTGCCGGACCACGTCATCCTGCACCGGATGTTCCCGCTGGCCCCGGACCGGACGCTGGTGCGCTGCGACTGGCTGTACCTGCCCGGCGTCGTCGAGTCCGGCCGGGACCTGTCCCGCTCGGTCGAGCTGTTCCACCGGGTGAACCTGCAGGACTTCGAGGCCTGCGAGCGCTGCCAGCTGGCCATGGACTCCCGTTCGTACGTCAACGGCGGCGTGCTCGTGCCCAGCGAGCACCACATCGGCGAGTTCCACGACTGGGTCCGCGGCCGGCTGGGTCTCTAGATCAACGCCCGGATGGCGGCCTCGAACCCGGCGACGTGCTCGAGCGTCAACGCGGCGGCCTTCTCGGCGTCGCCCTCGATGATCGCGGTGAGGAGCGGGACGTGCTCGTCGACGTGGCCGGCCATCCCGGACAGCCGGGGCACGAACACGCACCAGATCCGGGTCGCGAGGTTGTCGTACCGGATCAGGGTGTCCTCGAGGAACGGGTTGTGCACGCACCGGTAGATCGCCCGGTGCAGGGCGAGGTCGGTGCGCAGCAGCTCGGCGTTGTCCCCGGCGGGGACCCCGGCGTCGAGCTGCGCGCGCAGCTCGGTCAGCGTCGCCCGGTCGGCCTCGGTCGCGCGCTCGGCGGCGGCCGCCGTGGCCATCGGCTCCAGCGTCCGCCGGACCTCGGAGATGTGCGCGAGGTCGGAGATGTGGACGTCGGTGGCGAACGTGCCCCGCCGCGGGTATGCGACGACCAGCCGTTCGGACTCCAGCCGTTTCAGTGCTTCGCGGATCGGCGTCCGGCCCATGCCGAGCGTGCCGCCGAGCTCGTCCTCGTTGATGGGCGAGCCCGGCGGGATGTCGAGCATGACGAGCTGGTCGCGGACGAAGAGGTACGCCTGTTCCGCCAGCGACGGGGGATTGACATGGGGATGCACGCCGCATAGCCTACATCGACGATTGATATATCAGAAGTCGACCACGGAAGGTTTCGCGATGACCGCGACGATCGATCCAGTGCTCAACCGCTCCCTGGCCGACTACGACCTGGTGGTCGCCGACGCGATCGGCGCCGAGCTGCGCCGCCAGCAGACGACGCTGGAGATGATCGCTTCCGAGAACTTCGCCCCGCTCTCCGTCCTGCAGGCCCAGGGCTCGGTGCTCACCAACAAGTACGCCGAGGGCTACCCCGGACGTCGCTACTACGGCGGCTGCGAGCACGTCGACGTCCTCGAACAACTCGCCATCGACCGCGTCAAGGCGCTGTTCGGCGCGGGGTTCGCCAACGTCCAGCCGCACTCGGGCGCCCAGGCCAACGCCGCCGCGATGGCCGCGCTCATCAAGCCCGGCGACAAGATCCTCGGCCTGTCGCTGGCCCACGGCGGCCACCTGACCCACGGGATGCGGATCAACTTCTCCGGCCTGCTCTACGACGTCGCCGCCTATGAAGTGTCCGAAAAGGACTTCCGGGTCGACATGGCCGAGGTCGAACGGCTCGCGAAGGAGCACCGGCCGAAGCTGATCATCGCCGGCTGGTCGGCCTACCCGCGTCAGCTCGACTTCGCCCGCTTCCGCGAGATCGCCGACGAGGTCGGCGCGTACCTCATGGTCGACATGGCCCACTTCGCCGGCCTGGTCGCCGCCGGCCTGCACCCGTCGCCGGTGCCGCACGCCCACGTCACGACGACCACGACCCACAAGACCCTCGGCGGCCCGCGGGGCGGCGTGATCCTCACGAACGACGCGGCGCTCGCCAAGAAGGTCAACTCCGCGGTGTTCCCCGGCCAGCAGGGCGGCCCCCTCGAACACGTCATCGCCGCCAAGGCCGTCGCGTTCAAGATGGCCGGCGAACCGGAGTTCGTCGAACGCCAGCAGCGGACCCTGCGCGGCGCGAAGCTCCTGGCCGAGCGGCTGCTGACCGAGAGCGGCATCTCCGTGCTGACCGGCGGCACCGACGTCCACCTGGTGCTCGTCGACCTGCGCGACTCCGAGCTGGACGGCAAGCAGGCCGAAGACCGGCTCCACGAGGTCGGCATCACGGTGAACCGCAACGCCGTCCCGTTCGACCCGCGGCCGCCGATGGTCACTTCCGGCTTGCGGATCGGCACGCCCGCCCTGGCCACCCGCGGCTTCGGCGACGCCGAGTTCCGCGAAGCCGCCGACGTCATCGCCGAGGCGCTCGAGCCCGGCTACGGCGTCGAGAAGCTGCGGGCCCGCGTCACCGCGCTCGCCGAAGCGTTCCCGCTCTACCCGGGGGAGGCCCGATGACCGACCTGCCCGAGCACCCCGACTTCCTCTGGACCGACCCGGAGCCGAAGAAGGCCTACGACGTCGTCATCGTCGGTGGCGGCGGGCACGGGCTCGCCACCGCGTACTACCTGGCCAAGGTGCACGGCATCACCAACGTCGCCGTGCTGGAGAAGGGCTGGCTCGCCGGCGGCAACATGGCCCGCAACACCACGATCATCCGCTCCAACTACCTCTGGGACGAGAGCTCCGGCATCTACGAGCACTCCCTCAAACTGTGGGAAGGCCTCGAAGAGGACCTCGGCTACCCGATCCTCTTCAGCCAGCGCGGGGTGCTGAACCTCGCGCACACCTTGCAGGACGTCCGCGACAGCGTCCGCCGCGTCGAGGCCAACAAGCTCAACGGCATCGACGCCGAATGGGTGGACGCGGCGGGCGTCAAGGAGATCTGCCCGATCGTCAACACCGCACCGGACGTGCGCTACCCGGTGCTCGGCGCGACCTTCCAGCCGCGCGCGGGCATCGCGAAGCACGACTACGTCGCGTGGGGCTTCGCCCGCGCCGCCCACGAAATGGGTGTCGACCTCATCCAGAACTGCGAGGTCACCGGCATTTCGACGGTGAACGGCCGGGTCACCGCCGTCGAGACGTCGAGGGGCCGGATCGCCGCGGGCAAGGTCGCGCTGTGCGCCGCCGGGCACTCGTCGGTGCTGGCGAAGATGGTCGGCCTGGACCTGCCGCTGGCGTCCCATCCGTTGCAGGCCTTGGTGTCCGAGCTGCTGGAACCGATCCACCCGACGGTCGTCATGTCGAACGCCGTGCACGTCTACGTTTCCCAGGCGCACAAGGGCGAACTGGTCATGGGCGCCGGCATCGACAGCTACAACGGCTACGGCCAGCGCGGCTCCTTCCACATCATCGAGGAGCAGATGGCCGCCGCGCTGGAGCTGTTCCCGGTGTTCGCGCGGGCGCACCTGCTGCGGACGTGGGCGGGCATCGTCGACGTCAGCCCGGACGCGTCGCCGATCGTCGGGCTCACCCCGGTCGAGAACCTGTTCCTCAACTGCGGCTGGGGCACCGGCGGCTTCAAGGCCACCCCCGGCGTCGGTGACGTCTTCGCGGCCACCATCGCCCGCGGGAAGCCGCACGAGTACGCCGAACCGTTCACCCTCGACCGGTTCACCACCGGCGCCCTCGTCGACGAGCACGGCGCCGCCGCCGTCGCGCACTGAGTCGTTCACAAGCAGGAGTCTCGATGCAGCTGATCCCTTGCCCCTGGTGCGGGCCGCGCGAGGAAGCCGAATTCCACTACGGCGGCCAAGCCCACGTCGCCTACCCGGAAGACCCGGCCGCACTGTCCGATGAGGACTGGGCGAAGTTCGTCTTCTTCCGCGCCAACCCCAGCGGCCCGCTCGCCGAGCGCTGGAGCCACTCCGCGGGCTGCCGCCGGTGGTTCAACGCCGTCCGCGACACCCGCACCCACGACCTGAAGGCGGTCTACCGCCTCGACGAGCCCAGGCCGGTGATCCCGTGACCCGACTGCCCGGCACCCCGCTCAAGTTCACCTTCGACGGCCGCGAGCTGACCGGTTTCCTCGGCGACACCCTGGCTTCCGCGTTGCTGGCCAACGGCATCCACCGGGTCGCGACCAGCATCAAGTACGGCCGGCCGCGCGGCATCGCCGGCGCCGGCGTCGAGGACTCCAACGCGCTGGTCCAGATCGAAGCGCCGTTCCCGGAGCCGATGCTGTCCGCGACGACGGTCGAACTGTACGACGGTCTGGTCGCGC
The window above is part of the Amycolatopsis camponoti genome. Proteins encoded here:
- a CDS encoding sarcosine oxidase subunit delta produces the protein MQLIPCPWCGPREEAEFHYGGQAHVAYPEDPAALSDEDWAKFVFFRANPSGPLAERWSHSAGCRRWFNAVRDTRTHDLKAVYRLDEPRPVIP
- a CDS encoding sarcosine oxidase subunit beta family protein, producing the protein MTDLPEHPDFLWTDPEPKKAYDVVIVGGGGHGLATAYYLAKVHGITNVAVLEKGWLAGGNMARNTTIIRSNYLWDESSGIYEHSLKLWEGLEEDLGYPILFSQRGVLNLAHTLQDVRDSVRRVEANKLNGIDAEWVDAAGVKEICPIVNTAPDVRYPVLGATFQPRAGIAKHDYVAWGFARAAHEMGVDLIQNCEVTGISTVNGRVTAVETSRGRIAAGKVALCAAGHSSVLAKMVGLDLPLASHPLQALVSELLEPIHPTVVMSNAVHVYVSQAHKGELVMGAGIDSYNGYGQRGSFHIIEEQMAAALELFPVFARAHLLRTWAGIVDVSPDASPIVGLTPVENLFLNCGWGTGGFKATPGVGDVFAATIARGKPHEYAEPFTLDRFTTGALVDEHGAAAVAH
- the glyA gene encoding serine hydroxymethyltransferase yields the protein MTATIDPVLNRSLADYDLVVADAIGAELRRQQTTLEMIASENFAPLSVLQAQGSVLTNKYAEGYPGRRYYGGCEHVDVLEQLAIDRVKALFGAGFANVQPHSGAQANAAAMAALIKPGDKILGLSLAHGGHLTHGMRINFSGLLYDVAAYEVSEKDFRVDMAEVERLAKEHRPKLIIAGWSAYPRQLDFARFREIADEVGAYLMVDMAHFAGLVAAGLHPSPVPHAHVTTTTTHKTLGGPRGGVILTNDAALAKKVNSAVFPGQQGGPLEHVIAAKAVAFKMAGEPEFVERQQRTLRGAKLLAERLLTESGISVLTGGTDVHLVLVDLRDSELDGKQAEDRLHEVGITVNRNAVPFDPRPPMVTSGLRIGTPALATRGFGDAEFREAADVIAEALEPGYGVEKLRARVTALAEAFPLYPGEAR